In candidate division TA06 bacterium, the DNA window TGAGAGCCCAAGGAGTTTCCGGATGCTGTTGGCGGAACTCGGCGGAAAGACGTTTTACCGCTTCGCCCATCACTATCAACTGGTACAATACGGCGGATTGCGTCTTGAGATCATCGAGAAAAGCCGCTTTCCCCAATCCCTGCACAAAGCCGGCCGCCAAGCGAGCGGCTTCTGCGATATCCTGCAAGGTGGTTTCATCCCGATACATGCGCGGCCTTCCGCTGGGGGAAGAGGGTTTCCGCAGTGTTCAAGATTTCGTCGCGGAGCATCCAATTGCGACTGCGTTCAAGAGCGCGGGCGCTGATGAGATCTACATTGCGGCGCAAGATGGTCTGTAGCTCTTGCTGCATTTGGACATGGTCAAGCAAGCCCCAATCGGCTCCCGGGGAGAAAGCGACCAGTATGTCCACGTCGCTCTCGGGACCGAAGTCGTCGCGCAGGACAGAGCCGAATAGAGCCAGCTTGCTGATGAGCCAACGTTGGCAGAACTGGGCTATTTCAGCAACTGGAGCAGATGTAATAAAGTTATTCATGCTGCTGCAATTTTATCTTTTAACTGCATGGTTATTTTTGTCTATTCAATATTATTTTTTGCCTGTTTATCTTATGATGAAATTTATGGCGCTGGTGGTATTTTTGCCCAGCACAAATGTTACTTTATTTACAGCATATCCATTTTTTACGGCATAAACCGTAACACTGTCACAAACCTTGACATTGCCCAGATCGGTTCCCATAACATCCCGCATATTGAATACCGAATCAACCGGAATGTCACTTATAGTGAATGCGCCTTGTGCATCGGTGTAGGTATTGACGCGGGCGGTGGAACTATCCACAATGTTTATAAAAACCGGCTTTGTATAACAGAATGTGGAATCGTGCCGGGAAATTGTTAATTCAGAAACAAAATATCCCGATGCCAAAAATATGCTACCGTTATCCTTACCATCCCAAGTTACCAAATAAAACCCGGCCGCGCATGTTTGATTTATAAGAGTTCTAACTGCTTGGCCTTTTTGTTTTAGTGTAAGTGAAACCTGGCTGCTGCCTACCAGCGAATAACCGATAGTTGTGCTGCCACTAAACGGACAAGGGCTTGCGGCACTGAAGCCTTCATCAGGATATATCGGCGCTGGTCCCAGCCCAATCGGGCCAAAGTAGCTGACTGCCCCGTCAACATCAACCAAACATAACCTGTAATAATAGGTTTGCGTTGCAGATGCTGTTGTATCCGTATAGGTATAACTGATGACTGAAGAAGAGTTGCCGGCAGCAGGCAGGATGCCAATAACTACAAAATCCGTGTCGGCAACCAGGGATCTTTCAATTTCCCATCGCAATGTATTGACTTCAGATTCTGTGACCCAGTTCAGTTGGACGCCATTTACAACCCTGACAGCAGTAAAGCTCTCTACACTGCAGGGCGATGCTTTTGCGCTTTGTTTTGCGGCAACGGTAAAATAATATTTTATTTTTATGGCCGCGCTGTCAATGGGGTTACCGGAAGAGTCTTTTACAGTGCCCGTTATAATTGTGCTTGTGCCAGGCGCCAAAGGCGTTTCGGTTGGACCGCTGTCTTTACTGCAGCCGGGAAATAACAATACTGCCAATATACAGCTTATGCAGGTAAATTTAACCATACGCCTCCATTCTTCTCGCTTGATGTTTCAAACCTTTTTCAGTGCTTCCAGCGTCTCCGCCAGCGTCTTGCTATCCTCCACGTTCAGCACGTTGATCTCGGGCGCGATCCGCTTGATCAGCCCTTTCAGCACCCGGCCCGGGCCGCATTCCACCATGGTGGTCACGCCCAACGAGGCCATTTTTTTCACCGACTCGTCCCAG includes these proteins:
- a CDS encoding nucleotidyltransferase family protein — its product is MNNFITSAPVAEIAQFCQRWLISKLALFGSVLRDDFGPESDVDILVAFSPGADWGLLDHVQMQQELQTILRRNVDLISARALERSRNWMLRDEILNTAETLFPQRKAAHVSG
- a CDS encoding DUF86 domain-containing protein gives rise to the protein MYRDETTLQDIAEAARLAAGFVQGLGKAAFLDDLKTQSAVLYQLIVMGEAVKRLSAEFRQQHPETPWALIAGMRDNLIHGYDLVDWDEVWKTATSDVVALLAQIEPLLRDKSQQPS